A single window of Nicotiana sylvestris chromosome 3, ASM39365v2, whole genome shotgun sequence DNA harbors:
- the LOC104250067 gene encoding uncharacterized protein codes for MKFRAFLTDNGVNLLDKRFLPALDKMGKICYLYLTRDHVYFLHNLLNGDGIQSIAQFRIEALFDEYRISSQNDDRISFTIDLSLLHRALRSIISIYTEFSASHGGDPVGDSAPNRLQIKLVKKLPPHSQQPMPFLTLEAKGYRSAVIQDVPISKPLSRSDVLELQAALDMAQDLPQTLIRVPDMHQLQNFVDRMKNVGDVLNVSISKYGDLHLQVSTTLITLGAEFRKLLVIGEQAESPTGDQNLSAQSRTRVALQRGDAMMVQVSVKHFFKSLQCHFAKPDCAFYGIAQQGACLTVIFQFFIPGTHQTDKAISLYCRLPVLDPGSS; via the coding sequence ATGAAGTTCAGGGCATTTCTAACAGACAATGGTGTCAACCTCCTGGATAAGAGGTTCCTTCCAGCTCTTGACAAAATGGGAAAGATCTGCTACCTCTACCTTACGAGAGACCATGTATATTTTCTCCATAACCTCCTCAATGGTGATGGCATCCAATCCATTGCTCAATTCCGCATTGAGGCACTGTTTGATGAGTATCGCATCTCTAGCCAAAATGATGATCGGATATCTTTCACTATTGATCTTTCTCTTCTGCACCGTGCCCTTCGTAGTATCATTAGTATTTACACCGAGTTCAGTGCCAGTCACGGTGGAGATCCTGTCGGAGACAGTGCCCCTAACCGCCTCCAAATCAAGCTGGTAAAGAAGCTCCCTCCTCATTCTCAACAACCTATGCCTTTTCTCACTTTGGAGGCAAAAGGTTACAGGTCTGCTGTTATTCAAGATGTGCCCATCTCTAAGCCCTTGTCAAGGTCTGATGTACTTGAATTACAAGCAGCCCTTGATATGGCTCAAGATTTGCCTCAGACACTTATACGAGTCCCAGATATGCATCAGTTACAGAACTTCGTGGATCGAATGAAAAATGTTGGTGATGTGCTTAATGTTTCTATAAGTAAGTATGGTGATCTCCATCTGCAAGTTTCTACTACCCTGATTACACTTGGTGCTGAGTTCCGGAAGCTGTTAGTTATTGGAGAACAAGCAGAGAGCCCAACAGGTGACCAAAATTTGAGTGCTCAGTCAAGAACAAGAGTAGCACTTCAGAGAGGAGATGCAATGATGGTTCAAGTGAGTGTGAAGCATTTCTTCAAGAGTCTTCAGTGTCACTTTGCAAAGCCCGATTGTGCTTTCTATGGTATTGCTCAGCAGGGTGCTTGCCTAACAGTCATATTTCAGTTCTTCATTCCAGGGACACATCAAACAGATAAGGCAATTAGTCTTTACTGCCGACTACCTGTCCTTGACCCTGGATCTAGTTGA
- the LOC104218075 gene encoding protein FAR1-RELATED SEQUENCE 6, with protein sequence MTQESFHDPTVSCEATPPHPFRRNSVMEEASLDSELDLTGQGSGRLQEIESDGLDDQNSEQIESDELFSQNGGQIESDGLDDQNGFTDGQKQFVAPAVGMEFESYDDAYNYYNCYAREVGFRVRVKNSWFKRNSREKYGAVLCCSSQGFKRIKDVNRLRKETRTGCPAMMRMRMVDSKRWRVLEVTLEHNHLLGAKAYQSIKKTGAGNKKKLDSNCDAEVRTIKLYRALVIDAGANRNANFSARRCKTSSDCHEKLNLRKGDTQAMYNYFCRMQLTNPNFFYLMDLNDEGQLSNVFWVDARSRAAYAYFIDVIYFDNSYLSNKYEIPLVAFVGTNHHGQSVLLGCGLLAGETQASYVWVFKAWLTCSLGRFPQTIITERCKILESAISEVFPRSSHRVALSHIMRKVPEKLGGLRNYDAIRKALIKTIYEALKPFDFEASWRFMIQRFGVGDHQWLLSLYDDRAKWAPVYLKDTFFAGMATARSNETLTAFFDKYLHKQTPLKEFLDKYELALQKKYKEEAVADTESRNSNTELKTRCSFELQLSKVYTREIFKRFQLEVEEMYSCFSTTQLHVDGQMVIFLVKERVLGEGNRREIRDYEVLYNRGAAEVRCICSCFNFYGYLCRHALCVLNFNGVEEIPSKYILSRWKRDYKRLRASDLESSSTESTEHVQWFSQLYRSALQVVEEGVISLDHYKVALNAFEESLTRVHHIEEKLNKNSL encoded by the exons ATGACGCAAGAGTCGTTTCATGATCCGACGGTCAGCTGCGAGGCCACTCCTCCCCATCCTTTCCGGCGAAATTCAGTT ATGGAAGAAGCTTCTCTTGATAGTGAGCTAGATCTTACTGGGCAAGGCAGTGGGAGATTGCAAGAAATAGAGTCAGATGGGTTAGATGACCAGAACAGTGAGCAAATTGAGTCGGAtgaattattttctcaaaatggTGGGCAAATAGAGTCAGATGGGTTAGATGATCAAAATGGTTTTACTGATGGGCAGAAGCAATTTGTTGCCCCAGCGGTAGGAATGGAGTTTGAATCGTATGATGATGCTTACAACTATTATAAttgttatgccagggaggttgGATTTCGTGTTAGAGTAAAAAATTCTTGGTTCAAAAGAAATAGCAGGGAGAAGTATGGTGCAGTACTATGCTGCAGCAGCCAGGGCTTTAAGaggattaaagatgtaaaccggCTGCGCAAGGAAACTAGAACTGGTTGTCCTGCAATGATGAGGATGAGAATGGTGGACTCCAAAAGATGGAGAGTACTTGAAGTTACTCTTGAACACAATCATTTGTTAGGTGCAAAAGCATACCAGTCTATCAAGAAGACAGGTGCTGGAAACAAGAAAAAGTTGGATTCAAACTGTGATGCTGAAGTCCGAACAATCAAGTTATATCGGGCACTTGTGATTGATGCAGGTGCGAATAGGAATGCCAATTTTAGTGCAAGGAGGTGCAAAACTTCATCTGATTGTCACGAGAAGCTGAATTTAAGAAAAGGAGACACGCAAGCCATGTATAATTATTTCTGTCGAATGCAATTGACAAACCCAAACTTCTTTTACTTGATGGATCTGAATGATGAAGGGCAGTTGAGTAATGTGTTCTGGGTTGACGCCAGGTCAAGGGCGGCATATGCTTACTTTATTGATGTGAtctattttgataattcatattTGTCCAACAAATATGAGATTCCTCTTGTGGCATTTGTGGGCACAAATCACCATGGTCAATCAGTGTTGCTGGGCTGTGGCCTGCTTGCGGGCGAGACACAAGCCTCTTATGTTTGGGTGTTCAAAGCTTGGCTCACCTGCTCACTTGGACGTTTCCCTCAAACAATTATTACAGAAAGATGCAAGATTTTGGAGAGTGCAATCAGTGAGGTGTTTCCGAGGTCTTCTCATCGTGTTGCTTTATCACACATCATGAGGAAAGTTCCAGAAAAGTTGGGAGGGTTGCGTAACTATGATGCTATTAGAAAGGCATTAATTAAAACAATATATGAGGCTCTGAAGCCATTTGATTTCGAAGCATCATGGAGATTTATGATCCAAAGATTTGGAGTTGGTGATCATCAGTGGCTTCTTTCACTCTATGATGACCGAGCTAAATGGGCTCCAGTTTATTTGAAAGACACTTTTTTTGCTGGAATGGCCACTGCCAGGTCTAATGAGACATTGACTGCTTTTTTCGATAAATATTTGCACAAGCAAACTCCTCTAAAAGAGTTTCTTGACAAATACGAATTAGCTTTGCAGAAAAAGTACAAGGAAGAAGCGGTTGCAGATACAGAGTCGAGAAACTCGAACACTGAACTCAAAACAAGATGTTCCTTTGAGTTGCAGCTTTCAAAAGTGTACACTAGAGAGATCTTCAAAAGATTTCAGTTAGAGGTAGAGGAGATGTATTCCTGTTTCAGCACAACACAGTTACATGTTGACGGGCAGATGGTAATATTTTTGGTGAAGGAGCGTGTTTTGGGAGAGGGAAATAGGAGAGAGATACGGGATTATGAAGTTCTGTACAACAGAGGAGCAGCCGAAGTTCGTTGTATTTGCAGCTGCTTCAACTTCTATGGATATCTGTGCAGGCACGCTTTGTGTGTACTGAACTTCAATGGTGTGGAAGAGATCCCTTCAAAGTACATTTTATCACGATGGAAAAGGGATTACAAGCGATTACGTGCATCAGATCTTGAATCCAGTTCTACTGAGTCTACTGAACACGTTCAATGGTTTAGCCAGTTGTATAGAAGTGCATTACAAGTTGTGGAAGAAGGGGTGATATCCCTAGATCATTATAAAGTAGCTCTAAATGCATTTGAAGAGTCTCTGACCAGAGTTCACCACATTGaagaaaaactaaataaaaattcTTTGTAA